AGACTGAAAATGCTGAAACTTCTGTGACCGTGTTTTTTAACTGTCAAATAAAGGTTGTAAGGAGTTTCGGGCACATGAGAGAGACGAGTTCATACGTATATGTTCACAGAgtgtctttcttttctttatcatgCGATGAAAAGTACCTAATGGATATtttgtcttatatatatttattataattatggTATGAGGTGATGCAATGCTACTGGTTTTTCAGTGACTATTAAAGATATTGAGACCCAAATCTACAAACAGAGTCTATATACCGACTGATGTTTCAGTTATCACACAAAAAGCTCTCACCAGAGAAAAGGGATATTAGTGTAAAAGTGTTCCTTTTTGAGTTACAGTTTCTGAAAGCAGTGAGATGATAACGGAGAGCATAGGTACGTCGTTGCAGCTTAAATTTCCTACAAACCCCcgaaaacctaaaaatataacaaaaatacgACCACAGTGGGAGTCGAACCCACGACCTTCTGATCCGAAGTCAGACGCGCTAATCCACTGCGCTATGCGGTCATTTAGTATGCTAGTGCAGattatagtatataatatcatcgttttcttttggattcacTCCAAAGAACTCGTAAAAGTCGTAAGCATTACTAAAGCTAAGTTGATTGTCAATTTTTTCAGATAGTTATCTTTGTCGATATACTGATCAATGTTAACTACAAGAAGACAATTGTATCATTCACAGCAAGAAAGAATCATAGAAAAAACAGCTCAatctaagaaaacaaaatgtatatataaaggaaaatatataaaaataagcCTAATGTCAACGAATCACAACTTTAACGCATCAAGCCCACTCGACTAGTaggaaacatatatacaatgaAGGAAGTGAAAGGCATGAAGAAACACATATGCATATTATAAACCTTTATGCCCAAGAACAATCTTTCAACACCTCATAGGCCATTGATCGTTGTTCTTCACTCAACTTCTCCGGGAAATTCACTAAAAACGTTATTCTCAAATCCCCTCGcttaccttcttctttagcaTTTGGCATACCTTGACCTTTTATCGCCTTCTCAAATCCGTGGAAGATCACATCTCCCACGGTTATCGACATTGACTCTCCGCTCAATAGTGGCACCGAGAGTTTGCATCCTGTTAAAGCCTTTAAAAGAGGAATCTCTACCGCAATCTCTAAGTCGTCTCCACGTCTTTTGAACAAAGGGTGTCTCTTTTCTTCAACCACAAATGTAATATCTTCAGGTAGATAGCCCGGTTTTTCGTTCCCTACTCCTTCGAATGTGATCTTCGTCCCTTTCTTCCATCCCGGTTGGATATTCACTCTTAAcatttcttcttgttgcaTAATCAATCtgttacaaaaaaacagaacataatgAATGACTCATTGAGTAAAATAAGAGAACGTGAGAGCCAAGAAACAAACCCTTCATCGGTAATAATGTCTCTTTTGATCTTGATGTTCTTGACTCCACCATGGCAGAGTTCTTCTAACGTACACTCAAGCTTTTTCTCCACAGCTGGTGGTTTTTTCGGCGGTGTAGACTGCGAAAACACTATCGGCGTTGTGCTTCTCCGGCTTATACTCTTTGCAATTGATCCAGCCGTATCCCTCGTGCTCTTACTCTTTGAATATGGCAGAGAGGTCGATGTCGCCGAGCTCGTAGAGCCTCTTTCATCCTTATCTCTCTTGCTAGCACTCTTCGAAATCGACGAAGGAGAAGATTGTTTGACGCCGTTTATCGGACTATTGCTTGTAGGAGACGAAAGTTTCTTTACAGATCCGAATAAATCACCTAAGGTTTGATCTTTTCCTCTAGGACTCGTGAAAGGTGACGTCATCGGACTGGTGTTGTTTGAGATGGGACGTGATTTCAAACCGTGGCTTCTCACTCCGCTGTGGCTGCTGCCTTCGTCTCTACGGCTTGTGCTTCTTGAGAAAGCAGAACGGCGGTTGGAAGAAGCGGAGGAAGAGAGGTACGTTGGTCTAGCTTGCGGCGTGTGGCTACGGCGGCTACTTGAGTTTGATAACAGAGAAGAACGACGTTTGAAGACGCTACTATCGTCCATGCTCTGTAGCCGG
This sequence is a window from Arabidopsis thaliana chromosome 1 sequence. Protein-coding genes within it:
- a CDS encoding HSP40/DnaJ peptide-binding protein (HSP40/DnaJ peptide-binding protein; FUNCTIONS IN: unfolded protein binding, heat shock protein binding; INVOLVED IN: protein folding; LOCATED IN: cellular_component unknown; EXPRESSED IN: petal, leaf whorl, male gametophyte, flower, pollen tube; EXPRESSED DURING: L mature pollen stage, M germinated pollen stage, 4 anthesis, petal differentiation and expansion stage; CONTAINS InterPro DOMAIN/s: Molecular chaperone, heat shock protein, Hsp40, DnaJ (InterPro:IPR015609), HSP40/DnaJ peptide-binding (InterPro:IPR008971), Chaperone DnaJ, C-terminal (InterPro:IPR002939), Heat shock protein DnaJ (InterPro:IPR003095); BEST Arabidopsis thaliana protein match is: HSP40/DnaJ peptide-binding protein (TAIR:AT1G44160.1); Has 19507 Blast hits to 13358 proteins in 2831 species: Archae - 102; Bacteria - 8184; Metazoa - 2012; Fungi - 1146; Plants - 786; Viruses - 38; Other Eukaryotes - 7239 (source: NCBI BLink).), with the protein product MGTPRSPATDFFGISKTACKAYKSLVTKLHPLSSHRKSESHSDADSAIHRRYLEEKFAEEDDLIAARRGLRLQSMDDSSVFKRRSSLLSNSSSRRSHTPQARPTYLSSSASSNRRSAFSRSTSRRDEGSSHSGVRSHGLKSRPISNNTSPMTSPFTSPRGKDQTLGDLFGSVKKLSSPTSNSPINGVKQSSPSSISKSASKRDKDERGSTSSATSTSLPYSKSKSTRDTAGSIAKSISRRSTTPIVFSQSTPPKKPPAVEKKLECTLEELCHGGVKNIKIKRDIITDEGLIMQQEEMLRVNIQPGWKKGTKITFEGVGNEKPGYLPEDITFVVEEKRHPLFKRRGDDLEIAVEIPLLKALTGCKLSVPLLSGESMSITVGDVIFHGFEKAIKGQGMPNAKEEGKRGDLRITFLVNFPEKLSEEQRSMAYEVLKDCSWA